Proteins encoded together in one Luteimonas fraxinea window:
- the lgt gene encoding prolipoprotein diacylglyceryl transferase, with protein MTILHQIDPIAVHLPQVGPFHPSIHWYGLMYLLAFGTAWLLGRSRIRAERLPGVDVEQFGDLLFYGILGVILGGRIGYVLFYAFGDLMRDPLMLVKVWDGGMSFHGGLLGVLVAAWWWTRKQGLHFFDVMDFVAPWVPPGLGLGRVGNYIGAELWGKYTQAGWGVVFPTDPAFRGWSAERLQSEFATGALDQFARHPSQLYQAFLEGLVMFVVLWWFSRKPRPRYAVSGLFALLYGVFRFIVEFVRVPDAELGYLAFGWLTMGQVLSLPLIALGLFLLWRSRSAPTLQPVPPAATVDTK; from the coding sequence ATGACGATCCTCCACCAGATCGATCCGATCGCGGTCCACCTGCCACAGGTGGGCCCCTTCCATCCGTCGATCCACTGGTACGGATTGATGTACCTGCTGGCGTTCGGCACCGCCTGGCTGCTCGGACGCAGCCGCATCCGCGCCGAGCGCCTGCCGGGCGTCGATGTCGAGCAGTTCGGCGATCTGCTGTTCTACGGCATTCTCGGCGTGATTCTGGGTGGCCGGATCGGCTACGTGCTGTTCTATGCGTTCGGCGATCTGATGCGTGACCCGCTGATGCTGGTCAAGGTCTGGGATGGCGGCATGAGTTTCCACGGCGGCCTGCTCGGCGTGCTGGTGGCGGCCTGGTGGTGGACGCGCAAGCAGGGTCTGCACTTCTTCGACGTCATGGATTTCGTCGCACCATGGGTGCCGCCGGGTCTCGGTCTTGGCCGTGTCGGCAACTACATCGGCGCCGAGTTGTGGGGCAAGTACACGCAGGCCGGCTGGGGCGTGGTGTTCCCGACCGATCCCGCGTTTCGCGGCTGGTCGGCCGAGCGCCTGCAGAGTGAATTCGCGACCGGCGCGCTGGACCAGTTCGCCCGTCATCCCTCGCAGCTCTACCAGGCGTTTCTCGAAGGCCTGGTGATGTTCGTCGTGCTGTGGTGGTTCTCACGCAAACCGCGGCCGCGGTATGCGGTGTCGGGCCTGTTCGCGCTGCTGTACGGCGTGTTCCGCTTCATCGTCGAGTTCGTCCGCGTGCCCGATGCCGAACTCGGCTATCTGGCCTTCGGCTGGCTGACGATGGGCCAGGTGCTGTCGCTGCCGCTGATCGCGCTGGGCCTGTTCCTGCTGTGGCGTTCGCGCAGTGCGCCGACCCTGCAGCCGGTGCCGCCCGCGGCCACCGTCGACACGAAGTAA
- a CDS encoding TerC family protein — translation MMELITDPQVWILLITLSAIEIVLGIDNLVFISIAVAKLPVEQREFARKFGIAVACITRIGLLLMLAWLAGLTEPLFELFGRGISVRDLVLILGGLFLIVKGAMEIREQLKGEDGEAHGTLGKATASFGAVIAQIAVIDIVFSLDSVIAAVGMAGDYVPVMVCAILLAVAVMLLAAQPLGKFIDANPTVKMLALTFIVLIGMYLLLDGFGLHIPKGYIYGSMGFSAAVEMLNLWAKRNAMRVRGERTPPVDEPTDPLPR, via the coding sequence ATGATGGAATTGATTACCGACCCGCAGGTCTGGATCCTGCTGATCACGCTCAGTGCGATCGAAATCGTGCTGGGCATCGACAACCTGGTCTTCATCTCGATCGCGGTGGCCAAGCTGCCGGTCGAACAGCGCGAGTTCGCGCGCAAGTTCGGTATCGCGGTCGCGTGCATCACGCGTATCGGCCTGCTGCTGATGCTGGCCTGGCTGGCCGGTCTGACCGAGCCGCTGTTCGAACTGTTCGGCCGCGGCATCTCGGTCCGCGATCTGGTGCTGATCCTCGGCGGTCTGTTCCTGATCGTGAAGGGCGCGATGGAGATCCGCGAGCAGCTCAAGGGCGAGGACGGCGAAGCGCACGGCACGCTCGGCAAGGCGACGGCTTCGTTCGGCGCGGTCATCGCACAGATCGCGGTCATCGACATCGTGTTCTCGCTCGACTCGGTGATCGCCGCCGTCGGCATGGCCGGCGATTACGTGCCGGTGATGGTCTGCGCGATCCTGCTGGCGGTCGCGGTGATGCTGCTGGCGGCGCAGCCGCTGGGCAAGTTCATCGACGCGAACCCGACGGTGAAGATGCTGGCGCTGACCTTCATCGTGCTGATCGGCATGTACCTGCTGCTCGATGGGTTCGGCCTGCACATTCCGAAGGGCTACATCTACGGTTCGATGGGCTTCTCGGCCGCGGTCGAGATGCTGAACCTGTGGGCCAAGCGCAATGCGATGCGCGTGCGCGGCGAGCGCACGCCGCCGGTGGACGAACCGACCGATCCGTTGCCGCGTTGA
- a CDS encoding diacylglycerol kinase: MADGIGHRPRGFVRMFQATVWSCQGLRAAWLHESSFRLEVYLLVVLAPLAIWLGADGVERALLLGSCLLVLAVELLNSAIEAVIERYGPEFHELAGRAKDMGSAAVFVTMVNVVVVWGLILLPRWL; the protein is encoded by the coding sequence ATGGCAGACGGGATCGGTCATCGCCCACGCGGCTTCGTGCGCATGTTCCAGGCGACCGTCTGGTCCTGCCAGGGCCTGCGCGCGGCTTGGCTGCACGAGTCCTCGTTCCGGCTCGAGGTGTATCTGCTGGTCGTGCTCGCGCCGCTGGCGATCTGGCTGGGCGCCGACGGCGTGGAGCGTGCGCTGCTGCTCGGCAGTTGTCTGCTGGTGCTGGCCGTGGAATTGCTGAACTCGGCGATCGAAGCCGTGATCGAGCGCTACGGCCCTGAATTCCACGAACTCGCGGGTCGAGCCAAGGACATGGGCTCGGCCGCGGTGTTCGTCACGATGGTCAATGTAGTGGTGGTGTGGGGCCTGATCCTGCTGCCGCGCTGGCTGTGA
- a CDS encoding SGNH/GDSL hydrolase family protein: protein MSIRHLSHRCRALCATALLAVGLLAGCATGSGVLAGLDPVSSPEWATDMARFAAEDAATPPPERPIVFTGSSSVRMWETLAADFPDATVLNRGFGGSQVRDAIWYADEVALRYRPRQIVLYAGDNDIAEGRSAAQVLADTQAFVTRIRTTQPGTPIALLGIKPSPSRANLLGVQLDANTALRDWAATQRNVAYIDVFTPMLDADGVPREDLFIADHLHMNAAGYAMWKDIIGPYLVR, encoded by the coding sequence ATGTCCATTCGCCATCTGTCCCACCGCTGCCGGGCCCTGTGCGCCACCGCGCTGCTCGCCGTCGGCCTGCTCGCAGGCTGCGCCACTGGCAGCGGCGTGCTTGCAGGTCTGGACCCGGTGTCCTCGCCGGAATGGGCCACGGACATGGCGCGCTTCGCGGCCGAAGACGCCGCCACGCCTCCACCCGAGCGCCCGATCGTCTTCACCGGCAGCTCGTCGGTGCGGATGTGGGAAACGCTGGCCGCGGATTTCCCGGACGCGACCGTGCTCAACCGCGGCTTCGGCGGCTCGCAGGTCCGCGACGCGATCTGGTACGCCGATGAAGTCGCCCTGCGCTACCGGCCGCGTCAGATCGTGCTCTACGCCGGCGACAACGACATCGCCGAGGGCCGCTCGGCTGCGCAGGTCCTCGCCGACACGCAGGCCTTCGTCACCCGCATCCGCACGACCCAGCCGGGCACGCCGATCGCCCTGCTCGGCATCAAGCCCAGTCCCTCGCGCGCAAACCTGCTCGGCGTGCAGCTCGACGCCAACACCGCGTTGCGCGACTGGGCCGCGACCCAGCGCAATGTCGCCTACATCGATGTGTTCACGCCGATGCTCGATGCCGACGGTGTGCCGCGCGAGGACCTGTTCATTGCCGATCATCTGCACATGAACGCTGCGGGTTACGCGATGTGGAAAGACATCATCGGGCCGTATCTGGTGCGTTGA
- a CDS encoding S8 family peptidase encodes MIHKRLLVLAVASVLVSPAFAAELRKVDNAIPGQYIVVFNSDEIRERVDADRLAGRLDKALVASPDAAVAAEVEKRVVDVAAQHDLKVTQLYTHALHGMVVNADDRKLASLLNDPRVDFVEQDGYVELSATQTGATWGLDRIDQRDRPLNGTYVYDPLAANVRAYIIDSGIRTGHTQFGTRLLSGYSAINDGRGSNDCNGHGTHVAGTVGGTTWGVAKQVRLVPVRVFGCTGGSANSTIIAGIDWVRANRVLPAVANMSLGGPASTATDNATNNLINSGVTVVVAAGNNNGANACNYSPARVANAVTVGSTTSTDARSSFSNIGSCVNIFAPGSSITSAWSTSTSASNTISGTSMASPHVAGAAALYLTNNPSASPATVRNWLYSNSTPNRVSNPGTGSPNRLLYTR; translated from the coding sequence ATGATCCACAAGCGCCTGCTCGTTCTCGCCGTAGCCTCCGTCCTTGTCTCGCCCGCGTTCGCCGCGGAATTGCGCAAGGTCGACAACGCCATCCCCGGCCAGTACATCGTCGTCTTCAACAGCGACGAGATCCGCGAACGTGTCGATGCGGACCGCCTCGCCGGCCGACTCGACAAGGCACTCGTGGCCTCGCCCGATGCGGCCGTCGCAGCGGAAGTCGAAAAGCGCGTGGTCGATGTCGCCGCGCAGCATGACCTCAAGGTCACCCAGCTCTACACGCATGCGCTGCACGGCATGGTCGTCAACGCCGACGACCGCAAGCTGGCCAGCCTGCTCAACGATCCGCGCGTCGATTTCGTCGAGCAGGACGGCTACGTCGAACTGTCGGCCACGCAGACCGGCGCCACCTGGGGCCTGGACCGCATCGACCAGCGCGACCGTCCCTTGAACGGCACCTACGTCTACGACCCGCTGGCAGCCAACGTGCGCGCCTACATCATCGACAGCGGCATCCGCACGGGCCACACGCAGTTCGGCACGCGCCTGCTGTCGGGCTACTCGGCGATCAACGATGGCCGCGGCAGCAACGACTGCAACGGCCACGGCACGCACGTCGCCGGCACCGTAGGTGGCACGACCTGGGGCGTGGCCAAGCAGGTGCGTCTGGTCCCGGTGCGCGTGTTCGGCTGCACAGGCGGCAGCGCCAACTCGACGATCATCGCCGGCATCGACTGGGTGCGCGCCAACCGCGTGCTGCCGGCCGTCGCCAACATGAGCCTCGGTGGCCCGGCGTCGACCGCGACCGACAACGCGACCAACAACCTGATCAACAGCGGCGTTACCGTCGTGGTCGCGGCCGGCAACAACAACGGCGCCAACGCCTGCAACTACTCGCCGGCGCGCGTGGCCAATGCGGTGACCGTGGGTTCGACCACCTCGACCGATGCGCGCTCCTCGTTCTCCAACATCGGCAGCTGCGTGAACATCTTCGCGCCGGGCAGCTCGATCACCTCGGCCTGGTCCACCAGCACCTCCGCGTCCAACACCATCAGCGGCACCTCGATGGCCTCGCCGCACGTGGCCGGCGCCGCGGCGTTGTATCTGACCAACAATCCCTCGGCCTCGCCGGCGACGGTGCGCAACTGGCTCTACAGCAACTCGACACCGAACCGGGTCAGCAACCCCGGCACGGGTTCGCCGAACCGCCTGCTCTACACGCGCTGA
- a CDS encoding ABC transporter permease yields the protein MTYLDVLRTAIFALRGNWMRSALTSLGVIIGIAAVIVMVSVGQGTQAEIDRMVSGLGSQRLDISPGSRRTPGGARQSGSSFFTLNEGDAEAIRGEIPEVQLVSGSLRGSSQIVFAEKNWASSWQGVQPDFFEINGWTVVEGAGFEPQDYSGAGKNVIIGETVRRELFGEDSGVGQTVRIGRTPFVVVGVLNSKGQGGFGQDQDDVMMVPLETGRRRLLGAMGMPAGAVMQIALTVGNADDLPYVQGEVEALLRQRHRIAPGAEDDFSVRNISEIVATRTATTRLMSLLLGAVATISLIVGGIGIMNIMLVSVTERIREIGLRMAVGAGPTDVRRQFLAEAMLLSLGGGVLGIAIGVGGALLVGRFSDLPTALNSQIVLLAAGFSVATGLFFGYYPARKASELDPIDALRQQ from the coding sequence ATGACCTATCTCGATGTCTTGCGCACCGCGATCTTCGCGCTGCGCGGCAACTGGATGCGCAGCGCGCTGACGTCACTGGGCGTGATCATCGGTATCGCCGCGGTCATCGTCATGGTGTCGGTGGGTCAGGGCACGCAGGCCGAGATCGATCGCATGGTGTCGGGCCTGGGCTCGCAGCGACTGGACATCTCGCCGGGCTCGCGGCGCACGCCGGGCGGCGCGCGTCAGTCGGGCAGCAGTTTCTTCACCTTGAACGAGGGCGACGCCGAAGCGATTCGCGGCGAGATTCCCGAAGTACAGCTGGTCTCGGGTTCGCTGCGCGGCAGCAGCCAGATCGTGTTCGCCGAGAAGAACTGGGCCAGCAGCTGGCAGGGCGTGCAGCCGGATTTCTTCGAGATCAACGGCTGGACGGTCGTCGAAGGCGCCGGCTTCGAACCACAGGACTACAGCGGCGCCGGCAAGAACGTGATCATCGGCGAGACCGTGCGGCGCGAACTGTTCGGCGAGGACAGTGGCGTCGGTCAGACAGTGCGCATCGGGCGTACGCCGTTCGTGGTCGTCGGCGTGCTGAATTCGAAGGGGCAGGGCGGCTTCGGCCAGGACCAGGACGACGTGATGATGGTGCCGCTCGAAACCGGGCGCCGGCGTCTGCTCGGCGCGATGGGCATGCCGGCCGGCGCGGTGATGCAGATCGCGTTGACGGTCGGCAACGCCGACGATCTGCCTTATGTACAAGGCGAAGTGGAAGCGCTACTGCGGCAGCGCCACCGCATCGCGCCCGGCGCGGAAGACGATTTCAGCGTGCGCAACATTTCCGAAATCGTCGCCACGCGCACCGCGACGACGCGGCTGATGTCATTGCTGCTCGGCGCGGTCGCGACGATCTCGTTGATCGTCGGCGGCATCGGCATCATGAACATCATGCTGGTGTCGGTGACCGAGCGCATCCGCGAAATCGGCCTGCGCATGGCGGTCGGCGCCGGACCCACCGATGTACGCCGCCAGTTCCTCGCCGAAGCGATGCTGCTCTCGCTCGGTGGCGGCGTGCTCGGCATCGCGATCGGCGTCGGCGGCGCCTTGCTGGTGGGCCGTTTCAGCGATCTGCCGACCGCACTCAACAGTCAGATCGTGCTGCTGGCCGCGGGCTTCTCGGTCGCGACCGGCCTGTTCTTCGGCTACTACCCGGCGCGCAAGGCCTCGGAACTCGATCCGATCGACGCGCTGCGGCAGCAATAG
- a CDS encoding ABC transporter ATP-binding protein, giving the protein MSTTDVAPQAGTRPPVIETRGLEKIYSAGTEAEVVALKGVHMSIAHGEFVAIMGPSGSGKSTLMNLVGCLDTPTGGQYLCDGIDVATLDREQLAELRRDKIGFVFQGFNLLPRMTALENVAMPLGYARVPNEERAERAREALASVGLENRGTHRPSELSGGQQQRVAIARALINRPPVLLADEPTGALDTKTGEEILSLFKRLRDDGHTVVLITHDPEVAAHADRTFVMRDGELHEEGPYDTRAHAQTGAAS; this is encoded by the coding sequence ATGAGCACGACCGACGTTGCGCCGCAGGCCGGTACCCGGCCGCCGGTCATCGAGACCCGCGGGCTGGAGAAGATCTATTCGGCCGGCACCGAGGCTGAAGTGGTCGCGCTCAAGGGCGTGCACATGTCGATCGCGCACGGCGAGTTCGTCGCGATCATGGGTCCGTCGGGCTCGGGCAAGTCGACGCTGATGAATCTCGTCGGCTGTCTCGACACGCCGACCGGCGGCCAGTACCTGTGCGACGGCATCGACGTCGCCACGCTCGACCGCGAGCAACTGGCCGAGCTGCGCCGCGACAAGATCGGGTTCGTGTTCCAGGGCTTCAATCTGCTGCCGCGCATGACCGCGCTCGAGAACGTCGCGATGCCGCTCGGCTACGCGCGCGTGCCGAACGAGGAACGCGCCGAACGTGCGCGCGAGGCGCTGGCCTCGGTCGGTCTGGAGAACCGCGGCACGCATCGTCCGAGCGAACTGTCGGGCGGTCAGCAGCAACGTGTGGCGATCGCGCGCGCGCTGATCAACCGGCCGCCGGTGCTGCTCGCCGACGAACCCACGGGCGCGCTCGACACCAAGACCGGCGAGGAAATCCTCAGCCTGTTCAAACGTCTGCGCGACGACGGCCACACCGTCGTGCTGATCACCCACGATCCCGAAGTCGCCGCACACGCTGACCGCACCTTCGTCATGCGCGACGGCGAGCTGCACGAGGAAGGCCCCTACGACACTCGCGCGCACGCGCAGACCGGAGCCGCGTCATGA
- a CDS encoding efflux RND transporter periplasmic adaptor subunit — protein MSTRPKPRRRAVSRLVPVIVIAAVVAGGVWFWSQRNAAAAEGAWRTTPVERGDIRVVISATGTLSATSTVVVGSQVSGQITDVLVDFNDPVTQGQVLARIDPATFQAQIEQGSAQVNSARASLAQAQASLRNAQLDYDRKASLAGQQLVARSDVDLARAALDQAKAQANAAQAQIVQQTASTQTSRINMERTVIRSPVDGTILTRSIEPGQTVAASLQAPELFTIAEDLRKMRIELAVDEADIGQVQVGQAVTFTSDAFNDRRFNGTVEQVRLAATTTNNVVTYPVVVAVDNADGTLLPGLTVNAEIEVSNREDVLKIANAALRYRPADAADIAAAARPEGGNAPRGGGLADDLAAAAAAMQLTAPQQAAFDSALAAMRERQQAPRPSGPPGGQRGNAGGGPPPGMSMGGGSSDPSVQAQIRQRMMDRFQQTFADFTATLDANQRAQWNRTLAATVGATRVTVYRLVDGRREAVPVRLGASDGSMTEASGGVSEGDLIVTGERAATR, from the coding sequence ATGTCGACCCGTCCCAAGCCCCGTCGCCGCGCCGTATCGCGCCTCGTTCCCGTCATCGTGATCGCCGCCGTCGTCGCCGGCGGTGTCTGGTTCTGGTCGCAGCGCAATGCCGCCGCCGCGGAAGGCGCCTGGCGCACCACGCCGGTCGAACGCGGTGACATTCGCGTGGTGATCTCGGCCACCGGTACGCTCAGCGCGACCTCGACGGTCGTGGTCGGCAGCCAGGTGTCGGGCCAGATCACCGACGTGCTGGTCGACTTCAACGATCCGGTCACCCAGGGCCAGGTGCTCGCGCGCATCGACCCGGCGACGTTCCAAGCGCAGATCGAACAGGGCTCGGCCCAGGTCAACAGTGCGCGCGCGTCGCTGGCGCAGGCTCAGGCCAGCCTGCGCAACGCGCAGCTCGATTACGACCGCAAGGCCTCGCTGGCCGGCCAGCAGCTGGTCGCGCGCAGCGATGTCGATCTCGCGCGCGCCGCGCTCGATCAGGCCAAGGCGCAGGCGAACGCCGCGCAGGCACAGATCGTCCAGCAAACTGCATCCACGCAGACCTCGCGCATCAACATGGAGCGCACGGTGATCCGCTCGCCGGTCGACGGCACGATCCTCACGCGGTCGATCGAACCCGGCCAGACCGTCGCCGCGAGCCTGCAGGCGCCGGAGCTGTTCACCATCGCCGAGGACCTGCGCAAGATGCGCATCGAACTCGCGGTCGACGAAGCCGATATCGGCCAGGTGCAGGTCGGTCAGGCGGTGACGTTTACCTCCGACGCGTTCAACGACCGCCGCTTCAACGGCACCGTCGAGCAGGTGCGCCTGGCAGCTACGACGACGAACAACGTGGTGACGTATCCGGTGGTCGTCGCAGTCGACAACGCCGACGGCACGCTGTTGCCGGGCCTGACCGTCAATGCCGAAATCGAAGTCAGCAACCGCGAGGACGTGCTGAAGATCGCGAACGCGGCGCTGCGTTATCGGCCGGCCGACGCCGCCGACATCGCCGCGGCCGCGCGCCCCGAAGGTGGCAACGCGCCGCGCGGCGGCGGGCTGGCCGACGATCTCGCCGCCGCGGCGGCCGCGATGCAGCTCACCGCGCCGCAGCAGGCCGCATTCGACAGCGCGCTTGCCGCGATGCGCGAGCGTCAGCAGGCGCCGCGTCCGAGCGGCCCGCCGGGTGGTCAGCGCGGCAATGCAGGTGGCGGTCCGCCGCCCGGCATGAGCATGGGTGGTGGCAGCAGCGATCCCAGCGTGCAGGCGCAGATCCGCCAGCGGATGATGGATCGCTTCCAGCAGACCTTCGCCGACTTCACCGCGACGCTCGACGCCAACCAGCGCGCGCAGTGGAACCGCACGCTGGCTGCGACCGTCGGCGCGACCCGCGTTACCGTGTACCGCCTGGTCGATGGACGTCGCGAGGCGGTGCCGGTGCGACTCGGAGCCAGCGACGGCAGCATGACCGAGGCCTCGGGTGGTGTGTCGGAAGGCGATCTGATCGTCACCGGCGAGCGCGCGGCGACCCGATGA
- a CDS encoding sensor histidine kinase — protein sequence MPQGLPNRIRDAFTFQAVIAGMTLIVCVMTAAFIGREVVARQWLQAEADAWWQAKATDASYPPPFGVNLQGYFMPAGGGELQAIIGGDRAVANLLWFKGAPEGFSPRRDTEGVLLVDRREAGTLYLAASLSLFDRILALAAGGLALLMMATMFVVSWMTYRTSKRMVLPIHRLADEVGRWNPSDNDDGVPAALTTRDDAGREAQALTSALHGLGDRIGAFVRREREFTRDASHELRTPLTVIRVASDMIAADPATPPHQQRPLLRIRRATQDMEAVIDALLVLARERGVMPQSEVFDVVEVVEEEIDKVRPLFEGKQLSLTFDIQGRPRLDAPPRVLGVMLGHLLRNAWAFTETGGVEVIVDRDRIIVRDTGIGMTPDVLKRVYDPFYRADPFSQSGKGIGLSIVRRLGTRFGWPVALDSAPDEGTTVTIVLGDRLV from the coding sequence ATGCCCCAGGGGCTGCCCAACCGCATCCGTGATGCGTTCACCTTCCAGGCGGTCATCGCCGGGATGACGCTCATCGTCTGCGTGATGACCGCGGCCTTTATCGGCCGCGAGGTCGTCGCGCGGCAGTGGCTGCAGGCCGAGGCCGATGCCTGGTGGCAGGCCAAGGCCACCGACGCGTCATATCCGCCGCCGTTCGGCGTGAACCTGCAGGGCTATTTCATGCCCGCCGGTGGCGGTGAACTGCAGGCGATCATCGGTGGCGATCGCGCGGTCGCGAATCTGCTGTGGTTCAAGGGCGCACCCGAGGGCTTCTCGCCGCGGCGCGACACCGAAGGCGTGCTGCTGGTCGACCGGCGCGAGGCCGGCACTCTGTATCTCGCCGCGTCGCTGTCGCTGTTCGATCGCATCCTCGCGCTGGCCGCGGGTGGCCTCGCGCTGCTGATGATGGCGACGATGTTCGTCGTCTCGTGGATGACCTACCGCACGTCCAAACGCATGGTGCTGCCGATCCACCGGTTGGCCGACGAAGTGGGCCGCTGGAACCCGTCCGACAACGACGACGGCGTGCCCGCGGCGCTGACCACGCGCGACGATGCCGGACGTGAAGCGCAGGCATTGACCAGCGCATTGCACGGGCTCGGTGACCGCATCGGCGCCTTCGTGCGCCGCGAGCGCGAGTTCACCCGCGACGCCAGCCACGAACTGCGCACCCCGCTGACGGTGATCCGCGTCGCCAGCGACATGATTGCCGCCGATCCGGCCACGCCGCCGCACCAGCAGCGTCCGCTGCTGCGCATCCGCCGCGCGACGCAGGACATGGAAGCGGTGATCGACGCGCTGCTGGTGCTCGCGCGCGAGCGCGGCGTCATGCCACAGAGCGAAGTGTTCGACGTGGTCGAGGTGGTCGAAGAGGAAATCGACAAGGTGCGGCCACTGTTCGAAGGTAAGCAGCTGTCGCTGACATTCGATATCCAGGGCCGGCCGCGGCTCGACGCGCCGCCGCGCGTGCTCGGCGTGATGCTGGGACATCTGCTGCGCAACGCCTGGGCGTTCACCGAAACCGGCGGCGTCGAGGTGATTGTCGATCGCGACCGCATCATCGTCCGCGACACCGGCATCGGCATGACGCCCGACGTGCTCAAGCGCGTCTATGACCCGTTCTACCGCGCCGATCCGTTCTCGCAGTCCGGCAAGGGCATCGGCTTGTCGATCGTGCGTCGCCTCGGTACGCGCTTCGGCTGGCCGGTCGCACTCGACAGCGCGCCCGACGAGGGCACCACGGTCACCATCGTGCTCGGCGACCGTCTGGTCTGA
- a CDS encoding response regulator transcription factor, translated as MRAGQEPGGLVLIVEDNRNISEMVGEYLEGRGFEVDYAADGLDGYRLATENNYDVIVLDLMLPRLDGIEVCKRLREDARKSTPVLMLTARDTLDEKLTGLSSGADDYLTKPFAIQELEARLRALIRRERRQVGSEVLKVADLVLDPASMRATRGGTELQLSPIGMKLLTILMRESPRVVNRQEIEREIWGNSLPDSDTLRSHLYNLRKIIDKPYDKQLLHTVQSAGYRIADIEQSPA; from the coding sequence ATGCGCGCAGGTCAGGAACCCGGAGGCCTCGTCCTCATCGTCGAGGACAACCGCAACATTTCCGAGATGGTCGGCGAGTATCTGGAAGGTCGCGGCTTCGAGGTCGACTACGCCGCCGACGGTCTGGATGGCTATCGCCTGGCCACCGAAAACAATTACGACGTGATCGTGCTCGACCTGATGCTGCCGCGTCTGGACGGCATCGAAGTCTGCAAGCGCCTGCGTGAGGACGCGCGCAAGTCGACGCCGGTGCTGATGCTGACCGCGCGCGACACGCTCGACGAAAAGCTCACCGGCCTGAGTTCCGGCGCCGACGACTATCTGACCAAGCCCTTCGCGATCCAGGAACTCGAAGCGCGTCTGCGTGCGCTGATCCGCCGCGAGCGTCGCCAGGTGGGTTCGGAAGTGCTCAAGGTCGCCGACCTGGTGCTTGATCCGGCCAGCATGCGCGCCACCCGTGGTGGTACCGAACTGCAGCTCTCGCCGATCGGCATGAAGCTGCTGACGATCCTGATGCGTGAATCGCCGCGTGTGGTGAACCGTCAGGAGATCGAGCGCGAGATCTGGGGCAACAGCCTGCCGGACTCCGACACCCTGCGCAGCCATCTCTACAACCTGCGCAAGATCATCGACAAGCCCTACGACAAGCAGCTGCTGCACACCGTGCAGAGCGCCGGGTATCGCATCGCCGACATCGAGCAGTCGCCGGCCTGA
- a CDS encoding DMT family protein produces MPGYERYLPILLLLGSNIFMTFAWYGHLKYRSVPILTVIVVSWGIAFFEYMLMVPANRIGAAVYSAPQLKGMQEVITLLVFAGFSTWYLGQPLKWNHWAGFALIVVAAWLIFLE; encoded by the coding sequence ATGCCCGGCTACGAGCGCTATCTGCCCATCCTGCTGCTACTGGGCTCGAACATCTTCATGACGTTCGCCTGGTACGGGCATCTCAAGTACCGCAGTGTGCCGATCCTGACGGTCATCGTCGTCAGCTGGGGCATCGCGTTCTTCGAGTACATGCTGATGGTGCCGGCGAACCGGATCGGCGCCGCGGTCTATTCGGCGCCGCAGCTCAAGGGCATGCAGGAGGTCATCACGCTACTGGTGTTCGCGGGCTTTTCGACCTGGTATCTGGGCCAGCCGCTGAAGTGGAACCACTGGGCGGGTTTCGCGCTGATCGTGGTGGCGGCCTGGCTAATCTTCCTGGAGTGA
- a CDS encoding DUF962 domain-containing protein, whose translation MRRFASFREFYPFYLGEHAHPVSRRLHFIGSCGVLALVGVAIWQRNPMWLWAALVCGYAFAWVGHFFFEKNRPATFKHPIYSFIGDWVMFKDILIGRIRF comes from the coding sequence ATGCGCCGCTTCGCCAGCTTCCGCGAGTTCTATCCGTTCTATCTCGGCGAGCACGCGCATCCGGTGTCGCGACGCCTGCATTTCATCGGCAGCTGCGGCGTGCTCGCGCTGGTCGGCGTGGCGATCTGGCAGCGCAATCCGATGTGGCTCTGGGCCGCACTGGTCTGCGGTTACGCCTTCGCGTGGGTCGGACACTTCTTCTTCGAGAAGAACCGGCCTGCCACGTTCAAGCATCCGATCTATTCCTTCATCGGCGACTGGGTGATGTTCAAGGACATCCTGATCGGCCGTATACGCTTCTGA
- a CDS encoding YnfA family protein: MKTLLLFVATAFFEIVGCYLPWLWLRKDGSAWLLLPAAAALAAFVWLLTLHPTASGRVYAAYGGVYVAVALLWLWRVDGIVPGRWDLLGAALCLGGMAVIMFAPRSA; this comes from the coding sequence ATGAAAACGCTGCTGCTGTTCGTCGCGACCGCGTTCTTCGAGATCGTCGGCTGCTATCTGCCGTGGCTGTGGCTGCGCAAGGACGGCAGCGCGTGGTTGCTGCTGCCGGCCGCCGCCGCTCTGGCCGCGTTCGTGTGGCTGCTGACCCTGCATCCCACCGCCTCCGGGCGCGTGTACGCAGCCTACGGCGGCGTCTACGTCGCGGTCGCGCTGCTGTGGCTGTGGCGCGTCGACGGCATCGTGCCCGGTCGCTGGGATCTGCTGGGCGCCGCGCTGTGCCTCGGCGGCATGGCGGTGATCATGTTCGCCCCGCGCAGCGCCTGA